One genomic window of Serinus canaria isolate serCan28SL12 chromosome 4, serCan2020, whole genome shotgun sequence includes the following:
- the ARFIP1 gene encoding arfaptin-1 isoform X6 → MEKLELVRKWSLNTYKCTRQIISEKLGRGSRTVDLELEAQIDILRDNKKKYENILRLAQTLSTQLFQMVHTQRQLGDAFADLSLKSLELHEEFGYNADTQKLLAKNGETLLGAINFFIASVNTLVNKTIEDTLLTVKQYESARIEYDAYRTDLEELNLGPRDANTLPKIEQSQQLFQVHKEKYDKMRNDVSIKLKFLEENKVKVLHNQLVLFHNAIAAYFAGNQKQLEQTLKQFHIKLKTPGADAPSWLEEQ, encoded by the exons tgtaCACGTCAGATCATCTCTGAAAAACTGGGTCGTGGCTCAAGAACAGTAGACCTGGAACTAGAAGCTCAGATAGATATATTGAGagacaacaagaaaaaatatgaaaatatcttGAGACTGGCACAGACACTGTCCACACAGCTCTTCCAGATGGTACATACCCAAAGGCAACTTGGAGATGCATTTGCTGACCTGAGTTTGAAATCATTGGAACTTCAT GAGGAGTTTGGCTACAATGCAGATACACAGAAACTTCTAGCTAAAAATGGAGAAACACTTCTTGGGGCTATTAACTTTTTTATTGCCAGTGTGAATACATTGGTGAATAAAACAATTGAGGATACGTTGTTGACTGTGAAACAGTACGAAAGTGCCAG GATTGAATACGATGCTTATCGAACAGACCTGGAAGAGCTGAATCTCGGCCCTCGCGATGCAAACACTCTGCCAAAGATTGAACAATCACAGCAACTGTTTCAAGTGCATAAAGAGAAATACGACAAAATGCGGAACGACGTATCGATCAAATTgaaatttttggaagaaaataag GTGAAGGTATTGCACAATCAGCTTGTTCTGTTCCACAATGCCATTGCGGCGTACTTTGCTGGCAATCAGAAGCAGCTTGAACAGACACTTAAACAGTTCCACATCAAATTGAAAACTCCTGGAGCAGATGCCCCATCCTGGCTTGAGGAACAGTAA